The following proteins are co-located in the Carassius gibelio isolate Cgi1373 ecotype wild population from Czech Republic chromosome A9, carGib1.2-hapl.c, whole genome shotgun sequence genome:
- the cfap210 gene encoding cilia- and flagella- associated protein 210: MSTASVRTGVVQYGRRKGSSKQAVSSEVEKPEADLRQVVILSQSDWQRLQDRVNGVNQRNRSVTAAAEERELLHMRSKELVKHWANTIAGQRQKKLEAKKCREALEEEERKQVDLEEAKYQAQIRKEAIEKAKTQQYYQTDRVKGFHSALLLAEVLKEREAQLELKRMKQNASKDIDRDIVAEMAYREEQALQQEQKKAIQRKKDQLATAESLKQQIKDHEMKKEQERQEANREAEEIERLRDLHLWEQSMNERKKLEEKGSVMKAYQDYLTNRELMKAAEAQRHEEEEEKRKQLAKHKEKVIKMRKEKQEEIFRELQRHRETIIQKLAVQKQQQVSNEEEIIAKAVAEREAKQAREQREKEEKHAAMLNSITAHRESMRKEQERKAEEEKQKALEMLNAKKEADKIFMEKQELQAQKARDEGKTLQDSYIQEMAEKRARHHRTKKEEKAFVAKNTALIVEEENQFQKYAEQVIVTAGKTGRITYPLLKAAREGIGGGLGPVFGGLRPSYLVHDESGVQMPTYVSGTTQNIKELNETSDIQQSKKRLGFTC; this comes from the exons ATGTCAACCGCGTCAGTAAGGACAGGTGTCGTTCAATACGGGCGGAGGAAAGGCTCGAGTAAACAAG CTGTGAGCTCGGAGGTGGAGAAACCCGAAGCAGATCTTCGTCAAGTAGTAATTTTATCCCAATCAGACTGGCAGCGCCTGCAGGACCGTGTGAACGGAGTAAATCAGCGCAACAGGAGTGTGACCGCAGCGGCCGAAGAGCGCGAGCTGCTGCACATGCGCTCTAAAGAGCTCGTCAAACACTGGGCCAACACCATCGCT GGACAACGACAAAAAAAGCTAGAGGCTAAAAAATGTCGAGAGGCATTAGAAGAAGAGGAGCGGAAACAAGTTGACTTAGAAGAAGCAAAATACCAGGCCCAGATACGAAAGGAGGCCATCGAGAAAGCAAAAACCCAGCAATACTACCAGACCGACAGAGTGAAAGGCTTCCAT AGCGCTCTGTTGCTTGCAGAGGTTCTGAAGGAAAGAGAGGCTCAGCTTGAGTTAAAACGCATGAAGCAAAATGCCAGCAAGGACATAGACAGAGATATCGTGGCTGAAATGGCTTACAGAGAAGAACAGGCCCTCCAGCAGGAGCAAAAGAAAGCCATACAGAGGAAAAAAGACCAGCTGGCAACTGCTGAGAGCTTGAAACAACA GATAAAAGATCATGAAATGAAGAAAGAGCAGGAGAGGCAGGAGGCCAATCGTGAGGCTGAAGAAATTGAGCGACTACGAGATCTTCATCTGTGGGAACAGTCCATGAACGAGCGCAAGAAACTGGAAGAGAAGGGAAGCGTGATGAAGGCTTATCAG GATTATTTGACCAACAGAGAGCTGATGAAAGCAGCAGAGGCTCAGAGGcacgaggaagaggaggagaaacgCAAGCAGCTCGCCAAACATAAAGAGAAAGTCATCAAAATGAGGAAAGAGAAGCAGGAGGAAATATTTAG AGAGctgcagagacacagagagactaTTATACAGAAGTTAGCCGTACAGAAGCAGCAACAAGTCAGCAACGAGGAAGAGATCATCGCCAAAGCCGTCGCTGAACGTGAGGCCAAACAGGCTCGAGAACAGCgtgagaaagaagaaaaacatgcaGCCATGTTGAACTCCATCACTGCACACAGAGAGTCCATG AGGAAAGAGCAGGAACGAAAGGCAGAGGAAGAAAAACAGAAAGCTCTGGAGATGCTGAATGCAAAGAAGGAAGCGGATAAAATCTTCATGGAAAAGCAAGAACTTCAAGCTCAGAAAGCGAGAGACGAAGGCAAAACACTACAGGACAGCTATATACAAGAAATG GCTGAAAAACGTGCAAGGCATCACCGTACGAAAAAAGAAGAGAAGGCGTTTGTGGCTAAGAACACTGCTCTCATCGTTGAGGAGGAAAACCAGTTTCAGAAATATGCCGAACAGGTGATTGTAACAGCAGGGAAGACCGGGAGAATCACCTACCCGCTCCTAAAGGCTGCCAGAGAGGGCATCGGAGGGGGTCTGGGGCCCGTGTTCGGTGGACTTAGACCAAGTTATCTAGTCCATGATGAGTCAGGTGTTCAGATGCCCACTTATGTGAGCGGCACCACTCAAAACATCAAAGAGCTGAACGAGACCTCTGACATTCAGCAGTCCAAGAAAAGACTAGGATTTACCTGTTAA
- the LOC128020083 gene encoding D-3-phosphoglycerate dehydrogenase-like, with translation MAPVSVKRVLISESVDPCCKTILQENGIEVTEKQQMTKEELIAEIQNYDGLVVRSATKVTSDVINAGSNLKIIGRAGTGVDNVDVDAATKRGIIVMNTPSGNTISAAELTCALLMSLSRHIPQAVMSMKDGKWDRKKFMGAELYGKVLGIVGLGRIGKEVASRMQSFGMRTIGYDPITPLEVSASWGVEQMSLEELWPQCDYITVHTPLMPSTTGLLNDASFAKCKKGVKVVNCARGGIIDEAALLRALESGQCGGAGLDVFVEEPPKDQRLVKHPNVIGCPHLGASTKEAQARCGRDIALQIVDMATGKALVGAVNAQVLVSAFSPDSHQWIQLGESMGRVLKACTASKDPYSQVHVTALGESLKKSSGFLSSAAVVGLLTEGPQKGPNLVNALPLAAETGITVQTDHKDSNEREVCVVEVSVNGRSYTTVGSVQAGVPVLLELNGSVFRQPVPLTGHLLFFKAANSTKLLPSVTGVLAAAGVELQSFSASTASSGEQWYCMGISSLLGDIGALKSLAKEAAQLTV, from the exons ATGGCTCCGGTATCAGTCAAACGCGTTTTAATCAGTGAAAGTGTCGATCCATGCTGCAAAACTATTCTGCAGGAGAACGGCATTGAAGTGACGGAGAAGCAGCAGATGACTAAAGAAGAGTTGATTGCAGAGATTCAG AATTATGACGGTTTGGTCGTCCGTTCAGCAACCAAAGTTACCTCCGATGTCATCAATGCTGGCAGTAACTTGAAGATCATTGGACGCGCTGGAACAGGAGTTGATAACGTGGACGTGGATGCAGCAACCAAGAGAGGCATTATTGTCATGAA CACTCCGAGTGGAAACACAATCAGTGCTGCTGAGCTCACCTGTGCTCTTTTGATGAGCTTGTCAAG ACATATTCCACAAGCTGTCATGTCAATGAAGGATGGAAAATGGGATCGTAAAAAG TTCATGGGCGCAGAGCTGTATGGAAAAGTTCTTGGGATTGTAGGGCTTGGAAGAATCGGCAAAGAGGTGGCATCGAGAATGCAGTCCTTCGGTATGAGG ACCATTGGTTACGACCCCATCACCCCTCTGGAGGTTTCTGCGAGCTGGGGTGTGGAGCAGATGTCTCTGGAGGAGCTGTGGCCACAGTGTGATTATATCACAGTCCACACTCCACTCATGCCCTCcaccacag GTCTCCTTAATGACGCTTCCTTTGCTAAGTGTAAGAAAGGTGTGAAGGTGGTGAACTGTGCTCGCGGTGGCATCATTGACGAAGCCGCTCTCCTCCGGGCTCTGGAGTCGGGACAGTGTGGAGGAGCGGGGCTGGATGTGTTTGTGGAG GAGCCTCCAAAGGATCAGCGGCTGGTGAAGCATCCCAATGTGATCGGCTGTCCTCATCTGGGAGCCAGCACTAAAGAAGCTCAGGCCCGCTGTGGGAGAGATATCGCCCTGCAGATTGTGGACATGGCCACGGGAAAAGCATTAGTTGGAGCC GTGAACGCTCAGGTGTTGGTCAGTGCTTTCTCTCCTGACTCTCATCAGTGGATTCAGCTGGGAGAGTCCATGGGCAGAGTGTTGAAGGCCTGCACTGCTTCTAAAGACCCCTACAGTCAGGTCCACGTCACAGCACTTG GGGAGTCCTTAAAGAAGTCCTCAGGGTTTTTGAGCTCAGCAGCTGTAGTTGGTTTGCTCACTGAAGGTCCTCAGAAAGGCCCTAACTTGGTGAATGCACTGCCTCTAGCTGCAGAGACCGGAATTACA GTGCAGACGGATCATAAAGACTCAAATGAGCGGGAGGTGTGTGTGGTGGAAGTCTCTGTGAACGGTAGAAGCTATACGACTGTAGGCTCGGTGCAGGCCGGGGTTCCTGTGCTGCTGGAGCTGAACGGAAGTGTGTTTCGACAGCCTGTTCCTCTCACTGGACACCTGCTGTTCTTCAAAGCAGCCAATTCCACTAAGCTCCTGCCGTCTGTGACCG GGGTTTTGGCAGCAGCAGGTGTGGAGCTGCAGTCCTTCAGTGCCTCTACTGCCAGCAGTGGTGAGCAGTGGTACTGCATGGGCATATCTTCACTGCTGGGGGACATCGGGGCCCTGAAGTCTTTGGCGAAAGAGGCTGCCCAGCTCACGGTCTGA